The following proteins are co-located in the Acinetobacter sp. NCu2D-2 genome:
- a CDS encoding MFS transporter, with protein sequence MTSLSQTTPQVSDKMSENDRKVAFATIIGTTVEWYDFFIYAAAAGLVFKTLFFSPAGSTLGTLLAFATVGLSFLFRPLGAFLAGYFGDKYGRRVVLVATLVVMGLSTALIGLLPTYAQIGIWAPILLLILRILQGLSAGGEWGGAVLMAVEHAPTHKRGRFGSFPQIGVPLGLLLASGMLALMSGVIAPGEAFMEWGWRIPFLFSIILLFLGHWLRKSVEESPVFEEIKERKSASQTPVRDLFKNHALLVIVAALVFAGNSAIGYMTTGGFIQNYTTDPNGPLALPRTPILTIVTISAAVWLLFTWISGGLSDKIGRRQTYIYGWIIQLVGVIALFPLVNMGEIWSVGAALCLLSVGIGMTYGAQSAFYSELFPASIRFSGVSISYALGAILGGAFSPLVASWLVSTTGSTGSVAIYLSIMTLIGFVATILLKDRSGIPLGPDHEEEQSKSPFTFGSK encoded by the coding sequence ATGACTTCATTATCTCAAACCACTCCTCAGGTTTCAGACAAGATGTCTGAAAATGATCGTAAAGTGGCTTTTGCAACGATCATTGGTACGACCGTAGAGTGGTACGACTTCTTTATTTATGCTGCGGCAGCAGGTCTTGTATTTAAGACTTTATTCTTCTCTCCAGCAGGTTCAACTTTAGGAACTTTGCTTGCGTTTGCGACAGTCGGTTTAAGCTTCTTGTTCCGTCCGCTTGGTGCATTCCTTGCGGGTTATTTTGGTGATAAATATGGTCGTCGTGTTGTTTTGGTTGCAACATTGGTGGTCATGGGTCTTTCAACTGCACTGATCGGTCTATTGCCGACCTATGCGCAGATTGGTATTTGGGCGCCGATACTGCTTCTCATTTTACGTATCTTGCAAGGTTTATCTGCAGGTGGTGAATGGGGTGGTGCTGTATTGATGGCTGTTGAGCACGCACCAACACATAAACGTGGTCGTTTTGGTTCATTCCCGCAAATTGGTGTGCCGCTAGGTTTACTGCTTGCATCAGGTATGCTTGCATTGATGAGCGGTGTGATTGCACCAGGTGAAGCATTCATGGAGTGGGGTTGGCGTATTCCATTCTTGTTCAGTATTATTCTTTTGTTCTTAGGTCACTGGTTGCGTAAATCAGTTGAAGAAAGTCCTGTATTTGAAGAAATTAAAGAACGTAAAAGTGCATCTCAAACACCTGTACGTGATTTATTTAAAAACCATGCATTGCTTGTCATTGTGGCAGCGCTTGTATTCGCTGGTAACAGTGCAATTGGTTATATGACTACAGGTGGTTTTATTCAAAACTACACCACTGATCCAAATGGTCCATTGGCTTTACCACGTACACCAATCTTAACGATTGTGACTATTTCAGCTGCAGTATGGCTATTGTTTACATGGATTTCAGGTGGTTTGTCTGACAAAATTGGTCGTCGTCAAACCTATATCTATGGCTGGATCATTCAATTGGTTGGTGTGATTGCACTGTTCCCATTGGTGAATATGGGTGAAATCTGGTCTGTAGGTGCTGCGCTATGCTTGCTTTCAGTGGGTATTGGTATGACCTATGGTGCGCAGTCTGCATTCTACTCAGAATTATTCCCAGCATCGATTCGTTTCTCTGGTGTGTCTATTTCTTATGCTTTAGGTGCGATTTTAGGTGGTGCATTCTCGCCATTGGTTGCATCATGGTTGGTCAGCACAACAGGTTCGACAGGTTCAGTGGCGATTTATCTTTCAATTATGACTTTGATTGGTTTTGTTGCAACTATTCTGTTAAAAGACCGTTCAGGTATTCCTTTAGGCCCTGATCATGAAGAAGAACAATCTAAATCACCATTTACTTTTGGTAGTAAATAA
- a CDS encoding IS3 family transposase (programmed frameshift) — translation MEHKREQRVKRTQRDYSFAFKMMVVHEVEKGQITYKQAQAKYGIQGRSTVLVWLRKHGQQDWTSNMPTSSKRQLTPQQRIRQLEKQLAAEKLKTEFIQDVIYHIDKECGTDLGKKVYRARFKDWQSQRRLSVSRYCQWLGITRQAYYQAEKRAQMTAQATEQILELVMEYRCLMPSIGTRKLYWLIKGKLLQRGLKCGRDQLFKILKENNLLIRPKRCYTKTTDSKHWMKKHPNLLKDYSAVQANEVFVSDITYVESAEGVHYLSLVTDAYTRQIKGYKLSNDMRAENVVQALHMAMQQATDRATRMIHHSDRGAQYCSELYQSALRHYGICPSMTDGKDCYQNALAERINGILKQEFLTTRCQTMKELDHLIAESIMIYNCYRPHLSLNMNTPNQMYEQTKTELIA, via the exons ATGGAACATAAACGAGAACAACGAGTTAAACGTACACAACGTGACTATAGCTTTGCCTTTAAAATGATGGTGGTACATGAAGTAGAAAAAGGGCAAATTACTTATAAGCAAGCTCAGGCAAAATATGGTATTCAAGGAAGATCAACTGTGCTGGTATGGTTACGCAAGCACGGACAACAGGACTGGACTTCGAATATGCCGACTTCTTCTAAACGCCAATTGACACCCCAACAACGAATCCGCCAATTAGAAAAGCAGTTAGCCGCAGAAAAGCTTAAAACTGAATTTATTCAGGATGTGATTTATCACATTGATAAAGAATGTGGGACTGATCTTG GGAAAAAAGTATACCGAGCACGTTTCAAAGATTGGCAAAGCCAAAGAAGACTAAGCGTTTCACGTTATTGTCAGTGGTTGGGAATCACCCGACAAGCTTATTATCAAGCAGAAAAACGTGCTCAAATGACTGCACAAGCAACTGAACAAATACTTGAGTTGGTTATGGAATATCGCTGTCTCATGCCAAGTATCGGAACACGTAAGCTGTATTGGCTTATTAAAGGCAAATTGTTGCAACGTGGTTTAAAGTGTGGACGGGATCAGTTATTTAAAATATTGAAAGAAAATAACTTATTGATTCGCCCTAAGCGTTGCTATACAAAAACTACGGATAGCAAGCATTGGATGAAGAAGCATCCAAATTTATTAAAGGATTATTCAGCAGTGCAAGCCAATGAAGTCTTTGTTAGTGATATTACCTATGTTGAGAGTGCTGAAGGTGTGCATTATTTATCCTTGGTGACAGATGCTTATACCCGACAGATTAAAGGTTATAAGTTATCGAATGATATGCGTGCGGAGAATGTTGTGCAGGCTCTACATATGGCGATGCAGCAAGCGACAGATCGAGCGACTAGGATGATTCATCATTCAGATAGAGGTGCTCAATATTGCTCTGAGCTATATCAATCGGCATTGCGCCATTATGGGATATGTCCTTCCATGACAGATGGCAAGGACTGTTATCAGAATGCATTAGCAGAGCGAATTAATGGAATATTAAAGCAGGAGTTTTTAACCACGCGATGTCAAACCATGAAGGAGTTAGATCACTTAATTGCGGAATCTATCATGATTTACAATTGTTATAGACCGCATTTAAGTTTAAATATGAACACCCCGAATCAGATGTATGAGCAAACAAAAACCGAGCTAATTGCTTAA
- a CDS encoding p-hydroxyphenylacetate 3-hydroxylase oxygenase component, with amino-acid sequence MENTTAFNSDSHTAYNAAEDYEGYKVTYTEAKPVANESLLEKIKAVLPQIAANAEAAEQLRRVPDENIKLLKDIGLHRAFQPKVYGGLEISLPEFADCIVTIAGACAGTAWAFSLLCTHSHQIAMFPKQLQDEIWLANPDATASSSIAPFGKVEEVEGGVKLSGDYGWSSGCDHAEYAIVGFNRFDAEGNKIYSFGVIPRSDYEIVDNWFAGAIKSSGSKQLKIRDLFIPEYRIQKAKDMMEGKSAGFGLYPDSKIFYSPYRPYFASGFSAVSLGVAERMLEAFKLKQKTRIRAYTGANLGASTPALMRLAESTHQVAAARAFLEKTWEDHRIHGEQKRYPTQETLAFWRTNQAYAVKMCIEAVDRLFAAAGATSWLDGQEMQRLFRDSHMTGAHAYTDYDVCAQILGRELMGLDPDPTMV; translated from the coding sequence ATGGAAAATACCACTGCATTTAACTCTGATTCTCATACAGCTTATAACGCAGCTGAAGATTATGAGGGATATAAAGTGACTTACACTGAAGCTAAGCCTGTAGCGAATGAATCACTTTTAGAAAAAATTAAAGCAGTTCTTCCACAAATTGCTGCCAATGCAGAAGCGGCTGAACAGCTTCGCCGTGTGCCTGATGAAAACATCAAATTATTAAAAGATATTGGTTTACACCGCGCTTTCCAACCTAAGGTGTATGGCGGTTTAGAAATCAGCCTTCCTGAATTTGCAGATTGTATCGTAACGATTGCAGGTGCATGTGCAGGGACTGCATGGGCATTCAGCTTGCTTTGTACACATAGTCATCAAATTGCAATGTTCCCTAAACAACTACAGGATGAAATTTGGTTAGCCAACCCAGATGCAACGGCAAGTAGTTCAATTGCGCCATTTGGTAAAGTTGAAGAAGTTGAAGGTGGTGTTAAGCTTTCTGGCGACTACGGTTGGAGTAGTGGTTGTGACCATGCAGAATATGCAATCGTTGGTTTTAACCGCTTCGATGCCGAAGGTAACAAAATCTATAGCTTCGGTGTTATTCCACGTTCAGACTATGAAATCGTAGATAACTGGTTTGCTGGCGCAATTAAGAGCAGTGGTTCTAAACAACTTAAAATCCGTGATTTATTCATTCCTGAATATCGTATCCAAAAAGCGAAAGATATGATGGAAGGTAAATCAGCTGGTTTCGGTTTATATCCAGACAGTAAGATTTTCTATTCTCCATACCGTCCTTACTTCGCAAGTGGTTTCTCTGCAGTAAGTCTTGGTGTTGCTGAACGTATGCTTGAAGCATTCAAATTAAAGCAAAAAACACGTATTCGTGCATACACAGGTGCAAATCTTGGTGCGTCAACACCAGCACTTATGCGTTTAGCTGAGTCTACACATCAAGTGGCAGCAGCACGTGCCTTCCTAGAAAAAACTTGGGAAGACCACCGTATTCATGGTGAGCAAAAACGCTACCCAACTCAAGAAACATTGGCATTCTGGCGTACTAACCAAGCCTATGCAGTAAAAATGTGTATTGAAGCGGTTGACCGTTTATTCGCAGCAGCGGGTGCAACAAGCTGGTTGGATGGTCAGGAAATGCAACGTCTGTTCCGTGACTCACACATGACAGGTGCTCACGCTTATACAGATTACGATGTATGTGCACAAATTTTAGGTCGTGAATTGATGGGCTTAGACCCAGATCCAACAATGGTTTAA
- a CDS encoding p-hydroxyphenylacetate 3-hydroxylase reductase component, translated as MNAMTQQATEFDSKSFRRALGNFATGVTIMTAQNAKGDKVGVTANSFNSVSLDPPLILWSIDKRSSSYEVFAEASHFAVNILAADQIDLSNKFARSKDDKYANVDFELGAGQAPVLKECSAVFECERYNIVEGGDHWIIIGRVVNFQDNGRSPLLYHQGAYSSVLPHPSLNARANNDDEIFPGRLYDNMYYLLTQAVRAYTNDYQPKQLASGFRTSEARLLLVLESKTATSKLDLQREVAMPAREIEQATEILVRKGLMIDTEKCYELTQQGVEAAKMLHQIGENHQQDVFKTYSEEDKILFKKMLKDLIGI; from the coding sequence ATGAATGCGATGACTCAACAAGCGACTGAATTCGATTCAAAATCGTTCCGCCGCGCACTAGGTAATTTTGCAACAGGCGTGACGATCATGACTGCGCAAAATGCGAAAGGCGATAAGGTAGGGGTAACTGCGAATAGCTTTAACTCGGTTTCTCTTGATCCACCACTGATTTTGTGGAGTATCGATAAGCGTTCATCAAGCTATGAAGTTTTTGCTGAAGCAAGTCACTTTGCAGTGAATATTTTGGCGGCAGACCAAATTGATCTTTCAAATAAGTTTGCACGTTCTAAAGATGACAAATATGCCAATGTTGATTTTGAACTGGGTGCTGGTCAAGCACCAGTTCTAAAAGAATGCTCAGCTGTATTTGAATGTGAGCGATACAACATTGTTGAGGGTGGTGATCACTGGATTATCATTGGTCGCGTGGTGAATTTCCAAGACAATGGTCGTTCACCATTGCTTTATCATCAAGGCGCTTATTCATCTGTATTGCCGCATCCGAGCTTGAATGCACGTGCAAATAATGATGATGAGATCTTCCCAGGTCGTTTGTATGACAATATGTATTACTTGTTGACCCAAGCAGTACGTGCTTACACCAATGACTACCAACCAAAACAGTTGGCGTCAGGTTTTAGAACCAGTGAAGCACGTTTGCTTCTTGTTCTTGAGAGTAAAACCGCGACGTCTAAACTTGATCTACAACGTGAAGTGGCAATGCCTGCACGTGAAATTGAACAAGCGACTGAAATCTTGGTGCGTAAAGGTCTGATGATTGATACTGAGAAGTGTTATGAACTGACTCAGCAGGGTGTGGAAGCCGCAAAAATGTTGCATCAGATCGGTGAGAATCATCAACAAGATGTATTCAAAACTTACAGTGAAGAAGACAAAATCTTATTCAAAAAGATGTTGAAAGACCTGATTGGTATCTAA